One segment of Theobroma cacao cultivar B97-61/B2 chromosome 9, Criollo_cocoa_genome_V2, whole genome shotgun sequence DNA contains the following:
- the LOC18590607 gene encoding UDP-glucose iridoid glucosyltransferase — MEKQRQRRCRLVLVPLPFQGHINPMLQLGSILLSKGFSITVIHTAFNSPDPSNHPEFHFVSIPHNLSDQVISSGNLVLLISVLNVNCQAPFQECLVRVVEQQDEQEEIACIIYDELMYFSEAAAKFVKLPSIIFRTTSASTYISRSGILQLKAEGILSLQGSTSQDLVPGLHPLRFRDLPVSKFGIPENFLRLISNMSKTRTSSAVIWNTIDVLEQSSLPKIQKQCQVPIFPIGPLHKVAPASSSSLLKEDTGCITWLDQQIQNSVLYISLGSVASIDKKELVEMAWGLANSKQPFLWVIRPGLVDDLEWNKLLPEGFIETVGENGCIVKWAPQTEVLAHGAVGGFWTHCGWNSTLESISEAVPMICRPCFGDQRVNARFVSHEWRTGLQLENPFERGKIERAIRSLMVEKEGEEMRQRAWNLKEMVELCVREGGSSYVSLNQLVELIISF; from the exons ATGGAAAAGCAAAGACAGAGGCGTTGCCGGCTTGTACTGGTTCCATTGCCATTCCAAGGACACATAAATCCGATGCTTCAGCTTGGATCCATTCTTCTCTCTAAGGGCTTCTCCATCACAGTTATTCACACTGCTTTCAACTCCCCTGACCCCTCAAACCATCCTGAATTTCATTTCGTATCCATACCTCATAACTTATCTGATCAAGTCATCTCTTCTGGCAATTTAGTACTTCTTATATCAGTTCTTAACGTGAATTGCCAAGCGCCCTTCCAGGAATGTTTGGTTCGGGTAGTGGAACAACAGGACGAACAAGAAGAGATTGCTTGCATTATCTATGATGAGTTAATGTACTTCTCTGAAGCAGCAGCAAAGTTTGTGAAGCTGCCAAGTATTATCTTTCGCACCACCAGTGCTTCAACATATATTTCTCGTAGCGGGATTCTCCAACTCAAAGCAGAAGGTATTCTTAGTTTGCAAG GTTCAACATCGCAAGACTTGGTGCCTGGGCTTCATCCCCTCAGATTCAGGGATCTGCCTGTTTCCAAATTCGGAATACCAGAAAATTTCCTGCGGTTGATATCTAACATGAGCAAGACAAGAACATCTTCAGCTGTTATCTGGAACACTATTGATGTCCTTGAACAGTCATCACTACCAAAGATCCAAAAACAATGCCAAGTTCCAATATTTCCGATCGGTCCTTTGCACAAGGTCGCTCCAGCCTCCTCAAGCAGTTTGCTAAAGGAGGACACCGGCTGCATTACATGGCTTGACCAGCAAATTCAGAACTCAGTTCTATATATAAGCTTGGGGAGTGTAGCATCCATAGACAAGAAAGAGTTAGTTGAAATGGCTTGGGGTTTAGCCAACAGCAAGCAGCCATTCTTGTGGGTTATTAGGCCTGGGTTAGTTGACGATCTGGAATGGAACAAGCTGTTGCCTGAGGGTTTCATAGAAACTGTAGGAGAAAATGGCTGTATTGTAAAATGGGCACCCCAAACGGAGGTATTAGCACATGGTGCTGTGGGAGGGTTTTGGACCCATTGCGGTTGGAATTCAACACTGGAAAGCATATCAGAAGCGGTTCCAATGATCTGCAGACCATGTTTTGGCGATCAGAGGGTCAATGCAAGGTTTGTCAGTCACGAATGGAGGACCGGCTTACAATTGGAGAATCCATTTGAGAGAGGAAAGATAGAGAGAGCTATCAGGAGCCTAATGGTGGAAAAAGAAGGGGAAGAAATGAGGCAGAGGGCTTGGAATTTGAAGGAGATGGTTGAACTTTGCGTAAGAGAAGGGGGCTCTTCCTATGTTTCCTTGAATCAGTTAGTCGAGCTAATCATATCATTTTGA